A window of the bacterium genome harbors these coding sequences:
- a CDS encoding HU family DNA-binding protein: MAKELFGQYLIRRGLVSQEDIEEALMLQDILKDSLGAVALANDIITYRDVGSILEQVDRTGLTFAECAVELGILTRAQEEHLRAKDEVCRIRIGQLLVATAKLPRQELETELAEFYRQRQLTPSPSLTRADLVERVAERSGLGRDTVKKVLEEVLSVVGDTLAGGGQVRLRGFGAFITREQPAHAVRDPRSGSSLKVPSRRVARLEFARALRRMVEQGKGC, encoded by the coding sequence ATGGCAAAGGAGTTGTTCGGCCAATATCTGATCCGGCGCGGACTCGTAAGTCAGGAGGACATCGAGGAGGCGCTGATGCTGCAGGACATCCTCAAGGACAGTCTGGGCGCGGTGGCCCTGGCCAACGACATCATCACATACAGAGACGTGGGAAGTATCCTGGAGCAGGTGGACCGCACGGGCTTGACATTCGCCGAGTGCGCCGTGGAGCTGGGTATCCTGACCCGCGCGCAGGAGGAACATCTGCGGGCGAAGGATGAGGTCTGCCGTATCCGGATCGGCCAGTTGCTGGTGGCCACGGCCAAGCTGCCCCGCCAGGAGCTCGAAACCGAGCTGGCGGAGTTCTACCGTCAGCGGCAGCTCACCCCCTCGCCCAGCCTGACCCGGGCCGACCTGGTGGAACGGGTGGCCGAGCGTAGCGGTCTGGGGCGCGACACGGTGAAAAAGGTCCTCGAGGAGGTGCTGAGCGTGGTGGGCGACACCCTGGCCGGTGGCGGGCAGGTGCGCCTGCGCGGGTTCGGGGCTTTCATCACCCGCGAGCAGCCGGCCCATGCGGTGCGTGATCCGCGCAGCGGCAGCAGTCTCAAGGTGCCGTCCCGGCGGGTTGCGCGGCTCGAATTCGCCCGGGCCCTGCGCCGGATGGTGGAGCAGGGCAAGGGTTGCTGA
- the trxB gene encoding thioredoxin-disulfide reductase, translating to MVTEKITRLRQAIVGSGAAGLTAAIYSARAGLEPLVFEGDLPGGQLTTTTEVENFPGFENGIQGPELMDTLKRQAARFGATFAPRGIESVDFSADRLLLKSDQDSWQAESVIIATGASPRLLGLPSERRFMGRGVSTCATCDAFFYRGKRVAVVGGGDSAMEEVSFIARFASEVALIHRRSEFRASKIMIERVRSNPKIEIIRDSVVEEVLGDDARGVYAVRLKNVKSGQTSERELDGIFMAIGHTPNSQPFAGQVEMDAEGYILTFDGTMTSVPGVFAAGDVVDHRYRQAITAAGMGCRASLDAEKWLAARE from the coding sequence ATGGTTACAGAAAAAATCACCCGCCTCCGTCAGGCCATCGTGGGCAGCGGTGCGGCCGGGCTCACCGCGGCGATCTACTCGGCGCGGGCGGGCCTGGAGCCGCTGGTGTTCGAGGGCGACCTGCCCGGCGGACAGCTCACCACCACCACCGAGGTGGAAAACTTTCCCGGGTTCGAGAACGGCATCCAGGGCCCCGAGCTGATGGACACGCTCAAGCGCCAGGCGGCCCGGTTCGGGGCGACTTTCGCCCCGCGCGGGATCGAAAGCGTGGACTTTTCGGCTGACAGACTGCTCCTCAAGTCCGATCAGGACTCCTGGCAGGCCGAGAGTGTGATTATCGCCACCGGGGCCAGCCCGCGGCTTCTGGGCCTGCCCTCCGAGCGCAGGTTCATGGGCCGCGGGGTGAGCACCTGCGCCACCTGTGACGCCTTTTTCTACCGCGGCAAGCGGGTGGCCGTGGTGGGCGGAGGGGACTCGGCCATGGAGGAGGTCTCGTTCATCGCGCGTTTCGCCTCCGAGGTGGCCCTGATCCACCGCCGTAGCGAGTTCCGCGCCTCGAAGATCATGATCGAGCGGGTGCGCTCCAACCCCAAGATCGAAATCATCCGGGACAGCGTGGTGGAGGAGGTGCTGGGCGATGACGCGCGCGGGGTGTACGCGGTGCGGCTGAAGAACGTGAAGAGCGGACAGACGAGCGAGCGGGAGCTGGACGGGATTTTCATGGCGATCGGGCACACGCCCAACTCGCAGCCCTTTGCGGGGCAGGTGGAAATGGACGCCGAGGGATATATTCTCACGTTCGACGGCACAATGACCAGTGTGCCGGGGGTGTTCGCGGCCGGGGACGTGGTGGACCACCGTTACCGCCAGGCGATCACCGCGGCCGGGATGGGCTGCCGGGCCAGCCTGGACGCCGAAAAATGGCTGGCCGCCAGGGAATGA
- a CDS encoding AraC family transcriptional regulator, with protein MTEDTLKDYRERMTRVLVHIDKHLDEPVSLDELARIACFSSFHFHRVFCGMVGETVKAYIRRLRLERAASLLIYGALPVTRIAFQAGYETVESFSRAFCAQFGEPPSRYRSRRRPSHESAGNEHDYAFLYSGEKSKMEVTLKKMPRRKVAFVRNTGPYAQCGVAWDRLCAWAGPRGLLGPGASFIGICHDDPEVTAPENIRYDASITVGEDIEGEGGIGTQYIPEGEYAVVLHRGPFENLHQTYAELMGRWMPEHGREMKPQASLEVYLNPPDSTPPEELLTEVQVALLPR; from the coding sequence ATGACCGAGGACACCCTGAAAGACTATCGGGAGAGAATGACCCGGGTCCTGGTTCATATCGACAAGCATCTGGATGAACCTGTCTCTCTCGATGAGCTGGCGCGTATCGCCTGTTTCAGCAGCTTCCATTTCCACCGCGTGTTCTGCGGCATGGTGGGGGAAACTGTCAAGGCCTACATACGCCGTCTGAGGCTGGAGCGGGCCGCCAGCCTGCTGATCTACGGCGCTCTGCCGGTAACGCGGATCGCATTCCAGGCCGGCTACGAGACTGTCGAGTCATTCTCCCGAGCTTTCTGCGCTCAGTTCGGCGAGCCGCCGAGCCGCTATCGCAGCCGTCGCCGTCCGAGCCATGAAAGCGCCGGGAACGAACACGATTACGCTTTTCTCTACTCAGGAGAAAAATCTAAAATGGAAGTCACGCTGAAAAAAATGCCCCGCCGCAAAGTGGCGTTCGTGCGCAACACCGGACCCTACGCCCAGTGCGGGGTGGCCTGGGACAGGCTCTGCGCCTGGGCCGGCCCGCGGGGGCTGCTCGGCCCGGGCGCCTCTTTCATCGGAATCTGCCACGATGACCCGGAGGTGACCGCACCGGAGAATATCCGCTATGACGCCAGTATCACGGTCGGGGAGGACATCGAGGGAGAGGGTGGGATCGGGACGCAGTACATACCGGAGGGAGAGTACGCGGTGGTGCTGCACCGCGGGCCGTTCGAAAACCTGCACCAGACCTATGCCGAGCTGATGGGGCGCTGGATGCCCGAGCACGGGCGCGAGATGAAACCACAGGCCTCGCTGGAAGTGTACCTCAACCCTCCGGACAGCACCCCGCCGGAGGAACTCCTCACCGAGGTCCAGGTGGCGCTGCTGCCCCGTTGA
- a CDS encoding efflux RND transporter permease subunit, whose product MKLIDMSIRRPVTVTMLMVTLVLFGAVAYQRLPINLLPDISYPTLTVQTEYEGAAPEEVENLVTRPVEEAVSVVNKVMRVSSRSRSGMSEVTIEFEWGTQMDFASLDVREKLDRVQLPQDIKKPILLRYDPSLEPIMRVGLTGKRDLMYYRTLAEERLKPKLETTDGVASIEVSGGYEEEIHVLLSENKISALGMSIEDVARRVGAENINLTGGTLTDGEADYLVRTINQYQQPEEIEDIIIERRDNALIRLSDVGRVERGFKDRRIITALGGAENIELAVYKEADANTVLVARRVQQRLKEIQNEYGADGSMKLETITDQSRFIDQSIHEVLTSAVIGGGLAIVILYLFLQQVFPTLIISLSIPISVVATFFFMYISNVSLNIMSLGGLALGVGMLVDNSIVVLESIDRYRKDGLSRVDAARKGAALVGMPVIASTMTTVCVFLPIIFISGVAGQLFADQSLTVTYSLLASLLVALTLIPMMSSGFRGGQSFGSEGLTGQPVSETHPLSPSAGQWGGYHGGPAWLRRLSGLSLTALKAVFYWLPFSLLTGIKYLGLGLGLVLGFFIKPLLRTHSFLYGKLEPGYGRLIRWVLTHRLVTLLVAAVTLGSSMLIYPRLGMELIPEMSQGEVLVGLKMPVGTPVERTKAVMDEMQRVASDQPEMRLVYVTAGVSSMTGGSLKDEREDIGQMTLLLKPGVDREHEEALIERLRARYEMIPGAAVKFGRPVLYNYSTPVELDIRGYNLKTLGRMSDEVVARMREVPGLTDIKSSMEGGNPEIQVLFRRDRLAAMGLTLNQISQVLRGKVLGDVPTELHRMGRKVDIRVRVDEQDRNRISDIRQLTVATVGGQPIPLEAVADLVVEQGPSEIRRVDQERVVVISAGLAGADLGKVTGEIQKKLADIAVPPEISIAFGGQGLEMTRSLNSMIFAVSLAIFLVYLVMASQFESLLHPFVILFTVPFGLVGVIWSLYLTSGVISVVALIGVVMLCGIVVNNAIVLVDYVNVLRREKGMNKFDALIEAGQARLRPILMTTGTTVLGLLPMAIGLGEGSEVRAPMAIVVIGGLSVATLLTLVLLPTIYSLLDWRK is encoded by the coding sequence ATGAAACTCATAGACATGTCCATCCGGCGGCCCGTGACTGTCACCATGCTGATGGTCACCCTGGTGCTGTTCGGAGCGGTCGCCTACCAGCGTTTGCCGATCAACCTCCTGCCCGACATCTCCTATCCCACCCTCACGGTTCAGACCGAGTATGAGGGCGCCGCCCCCGAGGAGGTGGAGAACCTGGTCACCCGCCCGGTGGAGGAGGCGGTCAGCGTGGTGAACAAGGTGATGCGGGTCTCCAGCCGCTCGCGCTCCGGCATGAGCGAGGTCACTATCGAGTTCGAGTGGGGCACGCAGATGGATTTTGCCTCGCTGGACGTGCGCGAGAAACTGGACCGCGTGCAACTGCCCCAGGACATCAAAAAGCCGATCCTGCTGCGCTACGACCCCTCGCTCGAGCCGATCATGCGCGTGGGCCTGACCGGCAAGCGCGACCTGATGTACTACCGCACCCTGGCCGAGGAGCGGCTGAAGCCCAAGCTCGAGACCACGGACGGTGTGGCCTCGATTGAGGTCTCCGGCGGCTACGAGGAGGAAATCCATGTCCTCTTGAGCGAGAACAAGATTTCGGCCCTGGGCATGTCCATCGAGGACGTGGCCCGGCGCGTGGGGGCTGAGAACATCAACCTCACCGGGGGCACGCTCACCGACGGCGAGGCGGACTATCTGGTGCGCACGATCAACCAGTACCAGCAGCCGGAGGAGATCGAGGACATCATCATCGAGCGGCGCGACAACGCCCTGATCCGCCTGTCCGATGTCGGCCGGGTGGAGCGCGGCTTCAAGGACCGCCGCATAATCACCGCCCTGGGCGGGGCCGAGAACATCGAGCTGGCCGTGTACAAGGAGGCGGACGCCAACACCGTGCTGGTGGCCCGCCGGGTCCAGCAGCGCCTTAAAGAGATCCAGAACGAGTACGGGGCGGACGGCTCGATGAAGCTGGAGACGATCACCGACCAGAGCCGCTTCATCGACCAGTCGATCCACGAGGTGCTCACCAGCGCGGTGATCGGCGGTGGCCTGGCGATTGTGATTCTCTACCTGTTCCTGCAGCAGGTTTTCCCCACGCTCATCATCTCGCTTTCCATCCCGATCAGCGTGGTGGCGACTTTTTTCTTCATGTACATCTCCAACGTCTCTCTAAACATTATGTCCCTGGGCGGTCTGGCCCTGGGCGTGGGCATGCTGGTGGATAACTCCATCGTGGTGCTGGAGTCGATAGACCGCTACCGGAAGGACGGCCTGAGCCGGGTCGATGCGGCGCGCAAAGGGGCCGCCCTGGTGGGCATGCCGGTCATCGCCTCGACCATGACCACGGTCTGCGTGTTCCTGCCGATAATTTTCATCAGTGGCGTGGCGGGCCAGCTTTTCGCCGACCAGTCGCTCACCGTGACCTACAGCCTTCTGGCCTCGCTCCTGGTGGCCCTGACCCTGATCCCGATGATGAGCAGCGGGTTCCGCGGCGGCCAGAGCTTCGGCAGCGAGGGCCTGACCGGCCAGCCCGTGAGCGAGACCCATCCGTTGAGCCCCTCGGCCGGGCAGTGGGGCGGATACCACGGCGGCCCGGCCTGGCTGCGGCGGTTGTCCGGGCTGAGCCTGACCGCGCTCAAGGCGGTGTTCTACTGGCTGCCGTTCAGCCTTCTTACCGGGATCAAGTACCTGGGTCTGGGTCTGGGCCTGGTGCTGGGCTTTTTCATCAAGCCGCTGCTCAGGACGCACAGTTTCCTGTACGGCAAGCTCGAGCCGGGCTATGGTCGGCTGATCCGCTGGGTGCTGACCCACCGTCTGGTCACCCTGCTGGTCGCCGCGGTGACTTTGGGTTCCTCGATGCTGATCTACCCGCGCCTGGGCATGGAGCTGATCCCCGAGATGAGCCAGGGTGAGGTGCTGGTGGGCCTCAAGATGCCGGTGGGCACTCCGGTGGAGCGGACCAAGGCCGTGATGGACGAGATGCAGCGCGTGGCCTCGGACCAGCCGGAGATGCGCCTGGTCTATGTCACGGCCGGGGTAAGCTCGATGACCGGCGGCAGCCTGAAAGACGAGCGCGAGGACATCGGCCAGATGACCCTGCTGCTCAAGCCGGGTGTGGACCGGGAGCACGAGGAGGCCTTGATCGAGCGCCTGCGCGCGCGCTACGAGATGATCCCCGGGGCGGCGGTCAAGTTCGGCCGGCCCGTGCTCTACAACTACAGCACCCCGGTGGAGCTGGATATCCGCGGCTACAACCTCAAGACCCTGGGCCGCATGAGCGACGAGGTGGTGGCGCGCATGCGTGAGGTGCCCGGCCTGACCGACATCAAGAGCTCGATGGAGGGGGGCAACCCCGAAATCCAGGTGCTGTTCCGCCGCGACCGTCTGGCCGCCATGGGCCTGACCCTGAACCAGATCTCGCAGGTGCTGCGCGGCAAGGTGTTGGGCGATGTCCCCACCGAGCTGCACCGCATGGGACGTAAGGTTGATATCCGGGTGCGGGTGGATGAGCAGGACCGCAACCGCATCTCCGACATCCGCCAGCTCACCGTGGCCACGGTTGGCGGACAGCCGATCCCGCTGGAGGCCGTAGCCGACCTGGTGGTCGAGCAGGGGCCGAGCGAGATACGGCGAGTGGACCAGGAGCGCGTGGTGGTGATCTCGGCCGGGCTGGCCGGGGCCGACCTGGGCAAGGTCACCGGCGAGATCCAGAAAAAGCTGGCCGATATCGCCGTGCCGCCCGAGATCAGCATCGCCTTCGGCGGCCAGGGCCTCGAGATGACCCGCTCGCTCAACAGCATGATTTTCGCCGTGAGCCTGGCCATTTTCCTGGTCTACCTGGTGATGGCGAGCCAGTTCGAATCTCTCCTGCACCCCTTTGTGATCCTCTTCACCGTGCCGTTCGGCCTGGTGGGGGTGATCTGGTCGCTCTACCTGACCAGCGGCGTGATCAGCGTGGTGGCGCTGATCGGGGTGGTGATGCTGTGCGGGATTGTGGTCAACAACGCCATCGTGCTGGTGGACTACGTGAACGTGCTGCGGCGCGAGAAGGGGATGAACAAGTTCGATGCCCTGATCGAGGCGGGCCAGGCGCGCCTTCGGCCGATCCTGATGACCACCGGCACAACTGTGCTGGGCCTTCTGCCCATGGCGATCGGCCTGGGCGAGGGCAGCGAGGTGCGCGCCCCGATGGCGATAGTGGTGATCGGCGGCCTCAGCGTGGCCACGCTGCTCACCCTGGTGCTGCTGCCCACGATCTACTCGCTGCTGGACTGGCGCAAGTAG
- a CDS encoding formylglycine-generating enzyme family protein, which produces MKTFLKILIPLLIVLAAACGHDSLPTETEPPETEPPLTTTVYHGITLVSLPGGSFQMGDTTGNSDELPIHAVTLSPFEMSAYEITNAQYAAFLNEALAAGEINVVSGYVKGVTGDYAGCDYIHLAGYDYSGGPEDSCWVRYTGTAFIVRAGKEHWPVVYVNWSGAKAFAGFYGLDLPTEAQWEYASRAGKQYEWGTDDGTFSVGKGNVTPYWHPVDIGGYAPNPFKLYDLVGNVSEWCRDLYASEYYSVSPRNDPAGPATNKTTEGRVIRGSSFGSNDFFSRSASRIGYLGSEYFGSSVGFRVVRN; this is translated from the coding sequence ATGAAAACTTTTCTCAAAATATTGATTCCGCTCCTCATCGTCTTGGCTGCCGCCTGCGGCCACGACAGCCTGCCCACCGAGACGGAACCGCCCGAGACGGAACCGCCCCTGACCACAACGGTGTACCACGGCATAACCCTGGTCTCCCTGCCGGGCGGCAGTTTCCAGATGGGTGACACCACTGGCAACAGCGACGAGTTGCCGATACACGCTGTCACTTTAAGCCCATTCGAGATGAGCGCCTACGAGATCACCAACGCCCAGTACGCTGCTTTCCTGAACGAGGCCCTGGCCGCCGGGGAAATTAACGTGGTCAGTGGTTATGTCAAAGGGGTCACCGGTGACTACGCGGGATGCGACTACATCCATCTCGCCGGGTATGATTACTCCGGGGGGCCAGAAGACAGTTGCTGGGTCCGGTACACTGGGACTGCGTTCATTGTCCGGGCCGGCAAGGAGCACTGGCCGGTTGTGTATGTGAACTGGAGCGGGGCGAAAGCCTTTGCCGGGTTTTATGGTCTGGACCTGCCGACCGAGGCGCAGTGGGAGTACGCCAGCCGGGCGGGCAAGCAGTACGAGTGGGGCACGGATGACGGCACTTTCTCCGTGGGAAAAGGCAATGTAACACCATACTGGCATCCTGTAGATATAGGCGGTTACGCCCCCAATCCGTTCAAGCTTTACGACCTGGTGGGGAATGTCTCAGAATGGTGCCGGGACCTGTATGCCAGCGAGTATTACAGTGTCAGCCCGCGCAATGACCCGGCCGGGCCTGCCACCAATAAGACCACCGAAGGGCGGGTAATACGTGGAAGCAGTTTTGGGAGCAACGATTTCTTCTCACGTTCAGCATCTCGGATCGGATATCTTGGATCGGAGTATTTCGGTTCCTCTGTTGGCTTTCGTGTTGTACGGAATTAA
- a CDS encoding T9SS type A sorting domain-containing protein, giving the protein MTQSKIITAFVFLILCSFSAAFSQNNLLKSNFLSFRAPSIDRTIGSRDSNVYERMQYYGFWSGAPMVYFDGFLRNHESQLNSAGILLYDQYVTAALNDYKTWMGNNKNYFPPVSDRFRHRMNKKMLLSYNTNYTYCLLVDSCMSNIPSASKKTKAMEVIAKSIATTDSLFRGWYGCDSIYHQICEELQFQWKDGKLNHDFSKYVQYDSVAGYRLFFSVMDSISLLAKQRMRDSTTSKTAVEWGWGRNQFYTTDPTNTAQFRIDLYHMLMNVNYIVMIVNYDNLQGDLIGSNAVGDSISRNGRKLAARVTWWGDTLSVNQSSSSFYESLQDATNYLTNAQFLSVFPGDYLDGSVRIWNSSVNQYFFFNKDASQCFTALSKWLNKNYLPVIDKFSEAYVDTAWWNTSGTITASGADSIITISSSASIQSKPHFGSSTTRAVIKRNGDANATQELGIFSGSGGSPSRSVYLFVKNDTAYTRAKVDDNPPVVTKYTAFGRINPATKHELKIERSKYYADFYIDGSYLGEATMYNGDGDFDSQLLIYTTSGSSSMIVDSTSVIDESAATVEITLTGSQVTGTRNTATAAASFNCSKAARVQGYLYRNGVKAPSAFYDSYTNVTSGSASTVVTVAYPQGPATYNIGFIANYGSGADSVKANSFTICRDSTILASAGEEEEAASLPRAFSLTQNAPNPFNPSTTISYSIPSGVSSINVSLEVFNVRGQRVATLIDNEAKGPGTYSVAWNGTKSDGRRAASGVYFYRLRAGNYAVTRKMAIVK; this is encoded by the coding sequence ATGACTCAGTCCAAGATAATTACTGCATTCGTCTTTCTAATATTATGCAGCTTTTCAGCCGCATTCTCACAGAATAATCTTCTTAAGTCTAACTTTTTATCATTCCGTGCACCCTCAATTGACAGAACGATAGGCTCCAGAGACAGTAATGTTTACGAACGAATGCAATATTACGGTTTTTGGAGTGGTGCACCAATGGTTTATTTTGATGGTTTCTTAAGGAATCACGAGTCTCAGCTGAATTCAGCAGGTATATTATTGTATGATCAATATGTCACTGCTGCTTTAAACGATTATAAAACCTGGATGGGAAATAATAAAAATTACTTCCCTCCAGTGAGCGATCGATTTAGGCATAGAATGAATAAGAAGATGCTTCTTTCCTATAACACTAATTATACCTATTGTCTTCTTGTGGACAGTTGTATGTCGAATATTCCAAGTGCAAGCAAGAAGACAAAGGCTATGGAGGTAATAGCCAAATCCATTGCCACCACGGACTCCTTATTCCGCGGTTGGTACGGTTGCGATTCAATTTATCATCAAATCTGCGAAGAATTGCAATTTCAGTGGAAAGACGGTAAGTTGAATCACGATTTTTCAAAATATGTTCAGTATGATTCTGTTGCTGGTTATAGATTGTTCTTTTCGGTTATGGATTCAATTTCATTGTTGGCAAAGCAAAGGATGAGAGATTCAACCACATCAAAAACAGCTGTGGAATGGGGCTGGGGACGCAATCAATTCTATACGACTGATCCGACTAATACCGCCCAATTTAGAATAGATTTGTATCATATGCTTATGAATGTAAATTATATAGTCATGATAGTTAATTATGATAATCTTCAAGGTGATTTAATAGGGTCGAACGCAGTTGGTGACAGCATCAGCCGCAATGGGCGAAAGCTCGCCGCAAGGGTGACATGGTGGGGAGATACTCTCAGTGTTAATCAATCAAGCTCGTCATTCTATGAAAGCCTTCAGGACGCGACGAACTATTTAACCAATGCACAATTTCTATCAGTTTTTCCAGGGGACTATTTAGACGGAAGCGTTCGAATTTGGAACAGTTCTGTCAACCAGTATTTCTTTTTCAACAAGGATGCCTCTCAATGTTTTACCGCTTTATCCAAATGGCTGAATAAAAATTACTTGCCAGTAATTGATAAATTCAGCGAAGCTTACGTTGATACGGCTTGGTGGAATACAAGCGGTACTATAACCGCCAGTGGGGCAGATAGTATAATAACAATTTCATCCAGCGCCAGTATCCAAAGCAAACCTCATTTTGGAAGTTCCACCACGAGAGCAGTTATAAAGCGAAATGGAGATGCGAACGCAACTCAGGAATTAGGGATATTTTCTGGAAGTGGAGGTAGTCCCTCGCGGAGTGTTTATCTTTTTGTCAAAAACGACACCGCTTATACGAGGGCTAAAGTAGATGATAATCCTCCTGTCGTGACTAAGTACACTGCATTCGGCAGAATCAATCCAGCAACAAAGCATGAACTGAAGATAGAAAGATCGAAATACTATGCCGATTTTTACATTGACGGAAGCTATCTCGGCGAAGCGACTATGTATAATGGAGATGGAGATTTCGATTCGCAACTCTTGATTTACACAACAAGCGGTAGTAGCAGTATGATCGTCGATTCCACTTCAGTCATTGATGAATCCGCAGCCACGGTTGAGATAACCCTTACCGGTTCCCAGGTAACAGGCACACGTAACACCGCTACCGCCGCGGCTTCTTTCAATTGCTCCAAAGCGGCGCGAGTCCAGGGCTATCTTTACAGAAATGGTGTAAAAGCGCCATCAGCATTTTATGATTCCTACACCAACGTCACTTCCGGCAGCGCCTCGACCGTGGTCACGGTTGCCTATCCACAAGGTCCTGCAACTTATAACATAGGTTTCATCGCCAATTACGGTAGCGGCGCGGACAGTGTCAAGGCCAACAGCTTCACCATCTGCCGGGACAGCACCATCCTGGCTTCAGCCGGTGAAGAAGAGGAAGCGGCCTCTTTGCCCAGGGCATTTTCCCTAACGCAGAATGCGCCAAACCCGTTCAATCCGTCCACAACCATCAGCTATTCAATTCCTTCCGGCGTGTCATCCATTAATGTCAGCTTGGAGGTCTTCAATGTCCGTGGCCAGAGGGTGGCGACTCTGATCGACAACGAGGCGAAAGGTCCGGGTACCTATTCAGTGGCCTGGAACGGGACTAAATCCGACGGCCGAAGAGCGGCATCCGGCGTTTATTTCTATCGGCTGAGAGCCGGAAACTACGCTGTCACTCGCAAGATGGCAATAGTAAAGTAA